One Glycine soja cultivar W05 chromosome 2, ASM419377v2, whole genome shotgun sequence genomic region harbors:
- the LOC114387944 gene encoding phosphatidylinositol 4-kinase gamma 5-like, translating into MSRKLDSPVQTQMAVAVIRSSPLGREYHGKQPAGRRRVFVQTEKGCVLGMDLDRGDNVHTVKRRLQLALNVPVDESYLTFGDMVFKNDLSAVRNDTPLLLTRGKNTHMPRSSSTPCLSPKGRDIDKSGPIEILGQSNRLDGIKHMIKDIMKAIKMGIEPIPVHSGLGGAYYFRNSKGDSVAIVKPTDEEPFAPNNPKGFVGKALGQPGLKRSVRVGETGFREVAAYLLDYDHFANVPPTALVKITHSVFNVNDGVNGNNLWRKRLFSKIASFQQFIPHDFDASDHGTSSFPVASVHRIGILDIRILNTDRHAGNLLVRKLDGIGSFGQVELIPIDHGLCLPETLEDPYFEWIHWPQASIPFSEDELAYIEDLDPYHDCEMLRRELPMIREACLRVLVLCTIFLKEAAAYGLCLAEIGEMMTREFRRGEEEPSELEVVCLEARKIVVERDREELSPRSEMRDDEFLFDIDYYDEFGSDFTPKMAIDDPLTRATFLPALGNGQSRNPLSKLDECIEEEEEEAEGESPQGFVTSAAEEKIPSVSELSVSLKNTMLDGKNQNQQKYSGGKVENGHFANTSSGHKSANEQLPPSISFVDVTEMTEDEWPLFLEKFQELLYPAFAKRKSITLGQRQRQRLGTSCQF; encoded by the coding sequence ATGTCTCGGAAACTCGACAGCCCTGTGCAGACTCAGATGGCTGTGGCAGTGATAAGGAGCAGTCCACTTGGGAGAGAGTACCACGGGAAGCAACCCGCGGGTCGGAGGCGCGTGTTCGTGCAGACGGAGAAAGGGTGTGTGTTGGGTATGGATTTGGATCGTGGTGACAATGTGCACACTGTTAAGAGGAGGCTGCAGCTTGCCCTCAATGTTCCGGTTGATGAGAGTTATCTCACTTTTGGGGATATGGTCTTCAAGAATGACCTTAGTGCTGTTCGGAACGATACCCCCCTTTTGCTCACTAGGGGGAAGAATACTCATATGCCTAGGAGTTCCTCCACCCCATGTCTATCGCCAAAGGGGAGGGACATTGATAAAAGTGGGCCTATTGAGATATTGGGACAGTCGAATCGGCTTGATGGGATCAAGCACATGATCAAGGACATTATGAAGGCGATTAAGATGGGGATTGAACCGATTCCGGTGCATAGTGGGCTTGGAGGTGCTTACTATTTCAGAAACAGTAAGGGGGATAGTGTTGCAATTGTGAAGCCAACCGATGAGGAGCCTTTTGCCCCGAATAACCCGAAAGGTTTTGTTGGCAAGGCGCTTGGGCAGCCTGGGCTGAAGCGATCTGTTCGGGTCGGGGAGACCGGATTTAGAGAGGTTGCTGCTTATCTTCTTGATTATGATCATTTTGCTAATGTGCCTCCTACTGCGTTGGTGAAGATTACCCACTCGGTGTTCAATGTGAATGATGGTGTCAATGGGAACAATTTATGGAGGAAAAGGCTGTTTAGCAAGATTGCGTCTTTCCAGCAGTTTATCCCTCATGATTTTGATGCCAGTGATCATGGGACATCGAGCTTCCCTGTTGCTTCTGTGCATCGTATAGGGATTTTGGACATTAGGATTCTTAACACGGATAGGCATGCTGGGAACTTGTTGGTTAGGAAACTTGATGGCATCGGGAGTTTTGGTCAGGTGGAGTTGATTCCCATTGATCACGGGCTCTGCCTGCCTGAAACTTTGGAGGATCCATATTTTGAGTGGATTCATTGGCCACAGGCTTCCATTCCATTCTCGGAGGATGAGCTTGCCTATATTGAAGATCTTGACCCTTATCATGAttgtgagatgctgagaaggGAACTGCCGATGATCCGAGAGGCATGTCTCAGAGTCTTGGTGCTGTGCACTATTTTCCTCAAGGAGGCTGCGGCTTATGGCCTTTGCCTTGCTGAAATTGGAGAGATGATGACTAGGGAGTTCCGCAGGGGTGAGGAGGAGCCCAGTGAACTTGAGGTTGTTTGTTTGGAGGCAAGGAAGATAGTGGTGGAAAGAGACAGGGAGGAACTGTCTCCCAGGTCTGAGATGAGAGATGATGAGTTTCTGTTTGATATAGATTATTATGATGAATTTGGATCAGATTTTACGCCAAAGATGGCAATAGATGACCCTTTAACCAGAGCAACTTTTCTGCCTGCACTTGGGAATGGGCAGTCTCGTAACCCGCTTTCCAAATTGGATGAATGCattgaggaggaagaggaggaagcTGAGGGAGAATCTCCTCAGGGGTTTGTTACTTCTGCTGCTGAAGAAAAAATCCCAAGTGTTTCAGAACTTTCTGTGTCACTGAAAAATACCATGTTAGATGGGAAAAACCAGAATCAGCAGAAATATTCAGGAGGAAAGGTGGAGAATGGTCATTTTGCAAATACATCATCTGGTCACAAGAGTGCCAATGAGCAGCTTCCTCCAAGCATAAGCTTTGTGGATGTGACAGAAATGACCGAGGATGAATGGCCATTGTTTCTGGAGAAGTTTCAAGAGCTGCTGTATCCGGCATTTGCCAAGAGGAAATCCATAACCTTAGGTCAGAGGCAGAGACAGAGGCTTGGTACTTCCTGCCAGTTTTGA
- the LOC114387950 gene encoding uncharacterized protein LOC114387950: MEKKTSVQESRKFNQLFFPKQHNKVYPIRLQRSSSTSSLSSLSSSLSQKSDDSSLTDSLNLADESFQFALNLISPRCQRREPEIINDAHQQQIPQTAEAGELKRCNWITKNCDEAYIQFHDECWGVPAYDDKKLFELLTLSGLLIDYNWTEILKRKEILRKVFAGFDPNTVAKMEEKEIMEIASNKEVLLADCRVRCIVDNAKCIMKIVRECGSFSCYIWGYVNHKPVINRYRYPRDVPLRTTKADTISKDLIKRGFQFLGPVIVYSFMQAAGLAIDHLVDCYRHNECVRLAERPWRHL; encoded by the exons ATGGAGAAGAAAACAAGTGTCCAAGAGTCACGTAAATTCAACCAATTATTTTTCCCCAAGCAACACAACAAAGTGTACCCAATTAGGCTACAGAGAAGCTCTTCAACTTCATCCTTGTcttcattatcatcatcattgtcACAAAAGTCAGATGACTCTTCTCTAACAGATTCCTTGAATCTAGCAGATGAGAGTTTTCAATTTGCACTGAATTTGATTTCGCCGCGTTGTCAAAGAAGAGAACCAGAAATTATTAATGATGCACACCAACAACAAATTCCACAGACTGCTGAGGCTGGTGAATTGAAAAGGTGCAACTGGATCACTAAGAACTGTG ATGAGGCTTACATTCAATTTCACGATGAGTGCTGGGGAGTCCCAGCTTACGATGACAA AAAATTGTTTGAGCTGCTTACACTATCAGGATTGCTGATAGATTACAACTGGACCGAAATtctaaaaagaaaggaaattcttAG AAAAGTTTTTGCTGGATTTGATCCTAATACTGTGGCCAAAATGGAGGAGAAAGAAATCATGGAAATAGCATCAAACAAAGAAGTTTTGTTAGCCGATTGCAGAGTTAGGTGCATAGTAGACAATGCCAAATGCATAATGAAG ATTGTGAGGGAATGTGGATCATTCAGCTGCTATATATGGGGCTATGTGAATCACAAACCAGTGATTAACAGATACAGATACCCAAGAGATGTCCCTCTAAGGACTACAAAAGCAGATACCATCAGCAAGGACTTGATAAAGCGTGGCTTTCAATTTTTGGGTCCAGTGATAGTTTATTCTTTTATGCAAGCTGCAGGATTGGCAATTGATCATCTTGTGGATTGTTATAGGCACAATGAATGTGTAAGGCTCGCAGAAAGGCCTTGGAGACATTTGTAA